In one Alnus glutinosa chromosome 12, dhAlnGlut1.1, whole genome shotgun sequence genomic region, the following are encoded:
- the LOC133852209 gene encoding zinc finger CCCH domain-containing protein 32 codes for MELYGRNPARNGSQSGQNQQEWVPSGGETGLHESMWQMGLRTSESYPERPGVPNCVYYMRTGFCGYGSRCRYNHPRDRVAVAEAVKATGEYPERVGEPACQYYLKTGTCKFGASCKFHHPKHGGGSLSQAPLNIYGYPLRPGEKECSYYLKTGQCKFGLTCKFHHPQIAGTSMPASAPQFYPPVQSPSHPTPDHYGSASTSLRVPRPPLLPGSYVQGTYGPVLLSPGLVPMPGWSPYSTPVSPVLSPGAQPAVGATSLYGVTPLSSSSPALGRPYPSLPSSADPSSASQNEQSFPERPGETECQYYMRTGVCKFRSSCRYHHPRDRVVPRTFLSPIGLPLRPGAQPCAFYLQNGHCKFGSTCKFDHPMGTMRYSPSASSLIDMPVAPYPVGSFPATLAPSSSSSELRPELISGSQRESYSTRMPPSGNTSSTVGLIFSQTGSASLPEVQLSSQISSPLSSGRSTRQSGEVRRST; via the exons ATGGAATTGTACGGTCGCAACCCGGCGAGAAATGGCTCCCAATCGGGCCAAAACCAACAGGAGTGGGTCCCCTCCGGCGGCGAGACTGGGCTCCATG AGTCCATGTGGCAAATGGGGCTGAGGACCAGCGAATCGTACCCGGAGCGACCCGGCGTGCCCAATTGCGTGTACTACATGCGAACCGGGTTCTGTGGATATGGTAGCAGGTGCCGGTACAATCATCCTCGTGATCGCGTCGCG GTTGCGGAAGCTGTAAAAGCTACAGGGGAGTACCCAGAGCGAGTTGGGGAACCTGCATGTCAG TATTATTTGAAAACTGGGACGTGTAAATTTGGTGCGTCCTGCAAATTTCACCATCCAAAACACGGAGGTGGATCTTTGAGCCAAGCTCCACTAAATATTTATGGATACCCATTACGACCG GGTGAGAAAGAATGCTCCTATTATTTGAAAACGGGGCAGTGCAAATTTGGTTTAACTTGTAAATTCCATCATCCTCAAATAGCTGGTACCTCAATGCCAGCTTCTGCACCTCAGTTTTATCCGCCGGTGCAGTCCCCTTCGCATCCTACACCTGACCATTATGGCAGTGCATCCACCAGCTTGAGGGTGCCTAGGCCTCCGCTATTACCTGGTTCTTATGTGCAAGGGACTTATGGTCCTGTGCTGCTTTCCCCAGGGCTTGTTCCTATGCCGGGTTGGAGTCCTTATTCG ACGCCTGTAAGCCCTGTACTATCTCCTGGTGCTCAGCCTGCAGTCGGAGCAACTTCTCTGTATGGAGTAACACCactatcatcatcatcacctgCACTTGGGCGACCTTATCCTTCATTACCCTCTTCTGCCGACCCTTCAAGCGCTAGCCAGAACGAACAATCATTTCCTGAGAGACCTGGCGAGACTGAATGCCAGTACTATATGAGAACAGGGGTCTGTAAATTCAGATCGTCTTGTCGATATCATCATCCTCGGGACCGGGTTGTTCCCAGGACTTTCCTTAGTCCCATTGGTCTCCCCTTGCGTCCG GGGGCACAGCCTTGTGCTTTTTACTTGCAAAATGGGCATTGCAAATTTGGGTCAACGTGTAAATTTGATCATCCGATGGGGACAATGAGATACAGTCCATCTGCATCATCACTCATTGATATGCCAGTTGCTCCATACCCAGTTGGGTCTTTCCCAGCTACCCTGGCTCCTTCATCCTCTTCTTCAGAGCTTCGGCCTGAACTGATTTCCGGGTCCCAAAGGGAATCTTATTCAACCAGAATGCCCCCTTCTGGGAATACCAGTAGTACagttggtttaattttttctcaaactgGGTCAGCTTCACTCCCTGAAGTGCAACTTTCAAGTCAGATTTCTTCCCCTTTAAGCAGTGGCAGAAGCACAAGACAAAGTGGTGAGGTTCGTCGTTCAACCTAA